The Mailhella massiliensis genome segment TGGGGCACGATGCGGCGGGCGATGAGTCCGGCGATCTGTACGAAGGTCCAGTCTGCGCCTTCTTCATCCTTCATCTGCCAGATGCACTGTTCGTTGTCGGTGGAGGCCTTGTCCCACGCGGCGTTGAAGAACTTGCCGGGCAGGTAGCGTATGCCGGTCACCGTGCCCGTCACGGGGGCGCGGTTCACATGCACGCTGAAGATGTTCATGAAGATGGAAACGCACTGCCTCTCTTCGCCGCTCATGGGGTCGGTGCGGGATTCGATGTGGATGACGCGTCCGTCGGCAGGGCTGACGGCGATATCCTTCTCCTGCGGAACCACCCGTTCGGGGTCGCGGAAGAAGTGCACGGAAAACCACAGCAAAACGAGTGCAATGAGGGTGACGGGCCACCAGTCCAGAATGGCGAAGCACAGGGAGACCACGGTGAGCAGGCCGATGATGGGCGCACCTTCGGGAGCGAGACCGATGCCGGGCTTATTCATCAAAAACTCCTTTGAGGCGGGGTTCTCCCCCGGCAGAGGGGGCGCGGGAAGCACATGCCGCTGCACGGCCGTCCCGCGCGGCGGCATGTGCCGCCGGAAAAGAGCCGGGGCATACGGACCCCGGGAAGACAAAGCCGCCCGGCAAACCGTGTCTGCCGGGCGAGATAAGGTTAATCCTTGCGGCGCAGGATGACAACATGTTTGAGCGCGCCTTCGCCGGAACTGCGGGTCTGCACGTCGGGATCGTCCTGCAGCGCCAGATGTATCACCCTTCGCTGGTAGGCGCTGAGGGGCCTTGTGGTCTGCACCTTGCCCGTGGCCTTCACCTTTTCCGCAAGGGAAAGGGCCAGTTCCTGCAGGCGGGAATCCTGCCGGACGTGATAGTCGCCCGCGTCCACCTGCAGCCTCACCTGCGCGCCCATGGCGCGCGTGACCATGCGCGAGGCCAGGTACTGCACGGCGGCGAGGTTCTGCCCGTCGCGGCCGATGAGAAGACCCGTGTCTTCGCTTTTTACGGAAACCTGGAGGCGGTCTTCGCCGATTTCCAGGGAGAGATCCACGGCTTCGGGTTCGATGTCGAGCACCGGGGCCACCAGCCTGCTGATGATGGTTCTCGTGGTTTCCGTGAGCTTTTCCTGGTCAAGTTCCGCCAGCGGCACGCGGGGCAGGGTGCTTTCCAGAGAATCGCCTTCCTCGTTTTTGGGCGCGGCCTCCTTGCGGCTGCCGTTCTTGCTCTGCCGGGGCTGGCGGGGCTGGCGCTGACGGGGAGCCTCTCCGGCTTCCTCGGAACGGGCCTCCCTGTTGTCGGCTCCCTCCTTCGGCGCGGCAGGCTGGGGATTGAGCGCGGGCACGGCCGAGGGGCGGGGGATGGGCAGAGCCTTTTCCGCAGGAGCGGTGTCCTTTTCCGCCTCATGGCGGGATTCCCGGCGGTTTTCCCGGGTTTCCTCCTTCTGCGGCTGGGCTTCGGTATTTTCGGACTTTTCCCGGCGGCGGTCGTTGCGGCGACGGCGGCCTTCCTGCTTTTCAGGCTTGTCCTGCGGCATGGCGGCGGGGTTCTGCATGAAGTCGGGCAGCGTGGCGAGGCGCGCCCGGATTTTGGCCTTGCGCGCGCCCACGATGCCGAAAATGCCCGTTTTCGCGTCTTCGATGATCTCTATTTCCAGCTTTTCCCGGGGAACGTCGTAGTAGGCGCAGGCCTCCGCGATGGCCGCGTCCAGGCTCTTCCCCAGGAATTCTTTGGATTCGCTCATGTCGTTCCCCTGCTACTTGGTTTTATGCAGGGTCCAGGACTGCTGGATGATGGACAAAATGTTGTTGCACAGCCAGTACAGCACGAGGCCGGAGGGGAAGTTGATGAACATGACGGTGAAGACCACGGGCATGATCATCATGATCTTGCGCTGCTGCGGGTCTCCCATGGCGGGGCTGAGCCACTGCTGGAGGAACATGGTCGCACCCATGACGAGGGGCGTGATGTAGAAGGGGTCCTTCACGGAAAGGTCGGCCAGCCAGAGCAGGTCGGTGCCGGGCAGGTAGGTGATGAAGGAGGCGTGGCGCAGTTCGATGCAGTTCAGGAGCGCCTGATACAGGGCCACGAACACGGGAAGCTGAATGAGGATGG includes the following:
- a CDS encoding protein jag, which produces MSESKEFLGKSLDAAIAEACAYYDVPREKLEIEIIEDAKTGIFGIVGARKAKIRARLATLPDFMQNPAAMPQDKPEKQEGRRRRNDRRREKSENTEAQPQKEETRENRRESRHEAEKDTAPAEKALPIPRPSAVPALNPQPAAPKEGADNREARSEEAGEAPRQRQPRQPRQSKNGSRKEAAPKNEEGDSLESTLPRVPLAELDQEKLTETTRTIISRLVAPVLDIEPEAVDLSLEIGEDRLQVSVKSEDTGLLIGRDGQNLAAVQYLASRMVTRAMGAQVRLQVDAGDYHVRQDSRLQELALSLAEKVKATGKVQTTRPLSAYQRRVIHLALQDDPDVQTRSSGEGALKHVVILRRKD
- a CDS encoding phosphatidylserine decarboxylase family protein, whose protein sequence is MNKPGIGLAPEGAPIIGLLTVVSLCFAILDWWPVTLIALVLLWFSVHFFRDPERVVPQEKDIAVSPADGRVIHIESRTDPMSGEERQCVSIFMNIFSVHVNRAPVTGTVTGIRYLPGKFFNAAWDKASTDNEQCIWQMKDEEGADWTFVQIAGLIARRIVPHAEQGDALLRGQRFGMIRFGSRVDVYLPADYNPAVRIGEDVFAGQTVLAKKSASKEA